A stretch of Lathyrus oleraceus cultivar Zhongwan6 chromosome 6, CAAS_Psat_ZW6_1.0, whole genome shotgun sequence DNA encodes these proteins:
- the LOC127096672 gene encoding 3-ketoacyl-CoA synthase 4 — protein MTVIGTTATTDVGTAGSRAKILVPDFHQSVKLKYVKLGYHYLISNLFSLSFIPLIIITLIHFFQTQNLNQLWLLHDHYNLIRMLTFTGFIVFAFTLSVHKRQRAVYLVDFSCFRPADHLKAPFHSFIQHSHLTGDFDDSSLDFQRKILLRSGLGDETYVPEAMHYIPPRPSISAARCEAESVMFGALENLFVNTNLNPKEIGILVVNCSLFNPTPSLSSMIVNKYNLRSNIMSFNLGGMGCSAGVIAIDLARDLLRVQKDNTYAVVVSTENITQNWYFGNKKSMLIPNCLFRVGGSAVLLSNNSADRTRAKYKLVHVVRTHCGADDKAFRCVYQEEDTLGKTGVSLSKDLMRIAGLSLKTNITTLGPLVLPVTQQLRFFANLVFSKISKSDAKIYIPDFKLAFDHFCIHAGGRAVIDELEKNLDLLPVHVEPSRMTLHRFGNTSSSSIWYELAYIEAKGRVNKGNKVWQIAFGSGFKCNSAVWEAIRDVKPSPNGPWEDCIDKYPVGILA, from the coding sequence ATGACTGTCATCGGCACCACCGCAACTACCGATGTGGGCACCGCCGGCAGTAGAGCAAAAATACTTGTTCCAGATTTTCATCAAAGCGTGAAACTAAAGTATGTCAAGTTAGGTTACCACTACTTAATCTCAAATCTCTTTAGTCTATCTTTTATCCCGTTAATCATAATCACTTTAATCCACTTCTTCCAAACACAAAACCTAAACCAGCTCTGGCTTCTTCACGACCACTACAATCTCATCCGTATGCTCACTTTCACCGGTTTCATAGTCTTCGCTTTCACTCTCTCTGTTCACAAGCGCCAACGCGCCGTCTACCTCGTCGACTTCTCTTGTTTCCGTCCCGCGGATCACCTCAAAGCTCCATTCCACAGCTTCATCCAACATTCTCATCTCACCGGCGACTTCGACGATTCCTCTTTGGATTTCCAGCGCAAGATTCTTCTTCGTTCCGGTCTCGGCGACGAAACCTACGTTCCCGAAGCCATGCATTACATCCCTCCCCGTCCTTCAATCTCTGCGGCGAGATGCGAAGCAGAATCCGTCATGTTTGGTGCCCTGGAGAATCTTTTTGTCAACACAAACCTAAATCCAAAAGAAATTGGAATTCTCGTTGTGAATTGTAGTTTGTTTAACCCTACACCTTCCCTTTCTTCAATGATTGTTAATAAATATAACCTGAGAAGTAACATTATGAGTTTCAATTTAGGTGGAATGGGTTGTAGTGCTGGTGTTATAGCTATTGATCTTGCAAGAGATTTGTTGAGGGTTCAAAAGGATAATACTTATGCCGTTGTTGTTAGCACTGAAAATATTACTCAGAATTGGTACTTTGGGAATAAAAAATCAATGCTTATACCTAACTGTTTGTTTAGGGTTGGTGGTTCAGCTGTGTTGCTATCGAATAACTCTGCTGATAGAACGAGGGCTAAGTATAAGCTTGTTCATGTTGTGAGGACCCACTGCGGTGCAGACGATAAGGCCTTTCGATGTGTTTATCAGGAAGAAGATACTCTAGGGAAAACCGGTGTTTCGTTGTCGAAAGACTTGATGAGAATTGCTGGCTTGTCATTGAAAACCAATATTACTACACTTGGTCCTTTGGTGCTTCCGGTTACTCAGCAACTTAGGTTTTTTGCTAATTTGGTTTTTAGCAAGATTTCTAAAAGTGATGCGAAGATTTATATACCAGATTTCAAACTCGCATTCGATCATTTCTGTATACATGCTGGTGGAAGGGCTGTGATTGATGAGTTGGAGAAGAATCTTGACTTGCTTCCTGTACACGTGGAGCCTTCTAGGATGACGCTTCATCGGTTCGGGAACACTTCCTCGAGCTCTATTTGGTATGAGTTGGCTTATATTGAAGCTAAAGGGAGGGTAAACAAGGGTAACAAAGTTTGGCAAATTGCATTTGGAAGTGGTTTTAAGTGTAATAGTGCTGTTTGGGAGGCGATTCGTGATGTGAAGCCTTCTCCTAATGGACCATGGGAAGATTGCATTGATAAGTATCCTGTGGGAATACTCGCATAG
- the LOC127093617 gene encoding uncharacterized protein LOC127093617, producing the protein MSVAMYAEKLEDMVAYSRQVVYAPEEKWKIDQFLFGLRGEISHSISQREFTTYAELLRQCYVTENSLKKIQEERDQYRIRQKDHGRSVCKKSHFGRCAGSVIRCFTCQREGHVAKDYPRNKNRMQGRNIGRVYTLDARKAKSNNALIVGTCLINDHPCFVLFDCGETHSFVSIQCMKRLDLQEIPLSPPMMVNTGMDDVVETPLICENCSLSVNGRIFKIDLICLPLKKVDVILGIDWLSPNLVFIEYEEKLIIIQSSESTPNDIENIVRYI; encoded by the exons ATGTCAGTAGCTATGTATGCTGAAAAGCTTGAAGATATGGTTGCTTATTCAAGACAAGTCGTGTATGCACCAGAAGAGAAGTGGAAAATTGATCAGTTCCTTTTTGGTTTAAGAGGTGAAATTTCTCATAGTATTTCTCAGAGAGAATTCACTACTTATGCTGAATTGCTAAGGCAATGCTATGTGACTGAGAACAGTTTGAAGAAGATTCAGGAAGAAAGAGATCAATATAGGATTAGACAGAAGGACCACGGAAGGTCAG TATGTAAGAAGTCTCATTTTGGAAGATGTGCTGGAAGTGTGATTAGGTGTTTTACTTGTCAGAGGGAGGGACACGTGGCTAAGGATTATCCTCGGAATAAGAATCGGATGCAAGGGAGGAACATCGGTCGAGTTTATACTTTGGATGCAAGGAAGGCTAAGAGCAACAATGCTTTGATTGTTGGTACGTGTCTCATCAATGATCATCCCTGTTTTGTATTGTTTGATTGTGGGGAAACACACTCTTTTGTATCAATTCAGTGTATGAAGCGTCTTGACTTGCAAGAAATTCCTTTGTCTCCTCCTATGATGGTTAATACCGGCATGGATGATGTGGTTGAGACACCGTTAATTTGTGAAAATTGTTCGCTTTCGGTGAATGGTAGAATTTTCAAGATTGATCTTATTTGTTTACCACTTAAGAAGGTTGATGTGATTTTAGGGATTGATTGGCTTTCCCCTAATTTGGTGTTTATCGAATATGAAGAAAAGTTAATCATCATTCAATCTAGTGAATCTACTCCAAATGat ATTGAAAATATAGTTAGATATAtttga
- the LOC127096675 gene encoding uncharacterized protein LOC127096675 isoform X1 — protein MHRRQWRRRRIVGVEFGLRTFWNWCGVVAHGKQWWLRRLWRIEGEVAKERKRKEVLEEIGERRKKKNLENESCGLELAVVAVLLVTLALVTFGSHLYVTCSCTLAFQFVDYRLTSLHFGSRSYC, from the exons ATGCACCGACGACAATGGCGAAGGCGACGGATCGTCGGCGTCGAATTCGGACTTAG AACTTTCTGGAATTGGTGTGGAGTTGTGGCTCATGGAAAGCAATGGTGGTTGAGGCGGTTATGGAGGATTGAAGGTGAGGTTGcgaaagagagaaagagaaaagaAGTTCTTGAAGAAATTGGAGAgaggaggaagaagaagaatctGGAAAACGAGAG CTGTGGCTTAGAGCTTGCGGTTGTTGCTGTTTTGTTGGTAACACTAGCTTTAGTCACGTTTGGCTCACATTTGTATGTGACTTGTAGTTGCACGTTGGCTTTTCAGTTTGTAGATTATCGGCTCACTTCACTGCATTTTGGAAGTCGTAGCTATTGTTAG
- the LOC127096675 gene encoding uncharacterized protein LOC127096675 isoform X2, with protein sequence MHRRQWRRRRIVGVEFGLRTFWNWCGVVAHGKQWWLRRLWRIEGEVAKERKRKEVLEEIGERRKKKNLENESAAFASSSDAACISVFSAVA encoded by the exons ATGCACCGACGACAATGGCGAAGGCGACGGATCGTCGGCGTCGAATTCGGACTTAG AACTTTCTGGAATTGGTGTGGAGTTGTGGCTCATGGAAAGCAATGGTGGTTGAGGCGGTTATGGAGGATTGAAGGTGAGGTTGcgaaagagagaaagagaaaagaAGTTCTTGAAGAAATTGGAGAgaggaggaagaagaagaatctGGAAAACGAGAG CGCTGCGTTTGCAAGCAGCTCTGATGCAGCTTGCATTTCCGTTTTTTCAGCTGTGGCTTAG